The Flexibacter flexilis DSM 6793 genome window below encodes:
- a CDS encoding T9SS type A sorting domain-containing protein, translating to DSPSPAFYDLYFMKVGGIGLPYLPETDSSWLVTSSKPVLSSGAKVSIYPNPARDKVMIESKAGSVIELMSVTGQLLQREVSQSEQTEMSLTSLHTGIYVLKVDGVSHPLSVIH from the coding sequence GATAGTCCAAGTCCTGCTTTTTACGATTTGTATTTTATGAAAGTGGGCGGTATTGGCTTGCCGTATTTGCCCGAGACGGATAGTAGTTGGTTGGTAACGAGCAGTAAGCCAGTTTTGAGCAGTGGCGCGAAGGTTAGTATCTACCCGAACCCCGCGCGAGATAAAGTGATGATAGAGAGCAAGGCGGGTAGCGTCATAGAACTGATGAGTGTTACGGGTCAGTTGTTGCAACGTGAGGTATCGCAGAGTGAGCAAACAGAAATGTCTTTGACCTCGCTTCACACAGGCATTTATGTACTCAAAGTAGATGGGGTAAGTCATCCATTATCCGTGATTCATTAA